The following are encoded in a window of Streptomyces sp. SAT1 genomic DNA:
- a CDS encoding HsdM family class I SAM-dependent methyltransferase → MTNGVTVTATEIARIAGVGPAAVSNWRRRYAEFPTPVGGTAASPQFSLPEVVDWLEAHGRPVHLSPVDEVWRAMDALRDPGRPGGILAAVGFRLLGEEPPRHSGRMKADTGDLPMDLGVHVDALGDRLGAAEAFEALLSRWTEAHARQVEVTPAPVASLMCALSGSVDGTAPDFVLDPACGTGGLLLQAAENGAVSLLGQEVQPDLAEVADVRLRLHGHHDVTVATGDSLLENAHDAARVRSVVCNLPFGQRDWGRSKLGYDTRWTYGLPPKGEPELAWVQHALAHLDGGGSAVFLMPAAAAARPSGRRIRAELVRRGALRAVVALPSGSASTHSLGTHLWITQPSNEPSSPDVLFVDAEPLAEAALKNRAASTDWKAVHTTVTEAWRRFRTGAELDPAVSSAVPVIELLDQEVDITPARHVRTDPGETFDPTQLEEDRTRWRRTLAGLTDVLPTVREVPAADPQVLVSLEDLTRSGALRMWRGSSAREAPDGVEARVPLLSLIDGQPRTPPGRWTYATETERIREGDVLVFAGSPQGARPADPQEYGAAAGQSITVLRPERDLLDSWFLAGALTGGPGVGRSGSSTGTTGRPSRLDPGRVFLPVREPAQQQRIGRAFRDIARLDELLDEAAEHGRRVARRLADALAAGLADPIDDDRRG, encoded by the coding sequence ATGACGAACGGAGTCACGGTCACCGCGACCGAGATCGCCCGTATCGCCGGGGTCGGGCCGGCCGCGGTGAGCAACTGGCGCCGGAGGTACGCGGAGTTTCCCACTCCTGTGGGCGGTACGGCGGCGAGTCCGCAGTTCTCCCTGCCGGAAGTGGTGGATTGGCTCGAAGCCCACGGTCGGCCGGTGCACCTTTCGCCGGTCGACGAAGTGTGGAGGGCCATGGACGCCCTGCGGGACCCGGGACGGCCCGGCGGAATACTTGCCGCGGTCGGGTTCCGCCTGCTCGGCGAGGAGCCGCCCCGGCACTCAGGCCGGATGAAGGCGGACACCGGCGATCTGCCCATGGACCTGGGCGTCCATGTCGACGCGCTCGGGGATCGGCTCGGCGCGGCCGAGGCGTTCGAAGCGCTGCTCAGCCGCTGGACGGAGGCGCACGCCCGCCAGGTGGAGGTGACCCCCGCCCCGGTGGCGTCACTGATGTGCGCCCTGTCCGGCTCCGTGGACGGCACGGCTCCCGACTTCGTGCTGGACCCCGCGTGCGGGACGGGCGGACTGCTGCTCCAGGCAGCGGAGAACGGCGCCGTCTCCCTGCTCGGTCAGGAGGTCCAGCCCGATCTCGCCGAGGTCGCGGATGTGCGACTGCGGCTCCACGGGCACCACGACGTCACCGTGGCCACGGGTGACTCCCTCCTGGAGAACGCTCACGACGCCGCACGGGTGCGGAGCGTCGTCTGCAACCTTCCTTTCGGCCAGCGGGACTGGGGCCGCTCGAAGCTGGGGTACGACACCCGGTGGACCTACGGTCTACCCCCGAAGGGAGAGCCCGAACTCGCCTGGGTCCAGCACGCCTTGGCCCATCTGGATGGCGGCGGCAGCGCGGTCTTCCTGATGCCCGCAGCGGCAGCGGCCAGGCCCTCGGGTCGCCGCATCCGGGCCGAGCTGGTACGACGCGGGGCGCTGCGCGCGGTCGTGGCCCTGCCGTCCGGCTCCGCCTCCACCCACTCCCTGGGAACCCATCTCTGGATCACCCAGCCGAGCAACGAGCCGTCCTCTCCCGACGTCCTCTTCGTCGATGCCGAACCGCTGGCCGAAGCGGCTCTGAAGAACCGTGCCGCCAGCACGGACTGGAAGGCCGTACACACCACCGTGACCGAGGCGTGGCGGCGCTTCCGGACGGGAGCGGAGCTCGACCCGGCCGTCTCCAGCGCAGTCCCCGTCATCGAACTCCTCGACCAAGAAGTCGACATCACCCCCGCGCGCCACGTCCGCACGGACCCCGGAGAGACCTTCGATCCGACACAGTTGGAGGAGGACCGGACCCGCTGGCGCCGGACGCTGGCCGGGTTGACGGACGTCCTCCCCACGGTGAGGGAGGTGCCGGCGGCCGACCCGCAGGTGCTGGTCTCGCTGGAGGACCTCACCCGTTCCGGTGCCCTGCGGATGTGGCGCGGCTCCTCCGCCAGGGAAGCGCCCGACGGGGTGGAAGCGCGGGTCCCGCTTCTCAGCCTGATCGACGGGCAGCCCCGCACGCCGCCGGGCCGCTGGACGTACGCCACCGAGACCGAGCGCATCCGCGAGGGGGACGTCCTGGTGTTCGCCGGCTCACCGCAGGGCGCGCGTCCTGCGGATCCGCAGGAGTACGGTGCCGCGGCCGGCCAGAGCATCACCGTCCTGCGTCCCGAACGGGATTTGCTGGACTCCTGGTTCCTGGCTGGAGCACTGACCGGGGGACCCGGGGTCGGGCGCTCCGGAAGCTCGACGGGGACCACCGGGCGGCCGAGCCGCCTTGATCCGGGACGTGTCTTCCTCCCGGTCCGGGAACCGGCCCAGCAGCAACGGATCGGGCGGGCCTTCCGGGACATCGCGCGGCTCGACGAACTTCTGGACGAGGCAGCCGAGCACGGTCGCCGCGTCGCCCGCCGCCTGGCGGACGCGCTGGCCGCCGGGCTGGCAGACCCGATCGACGACGACAGGCGGGGCTGA
- a CDS encoding serine/threonine-protein kinase: MFEIRQGHVLSSRYRLDGPLRAGGMGMVWRAYDVRLSRVVAVKFANPAAALTFQDRDEMLKRFQQEAGVAARFTNTGVASVYDVGEELPHSYLVMELVQGSTLDELMEECGPLELSVAASIIVPICAVLAAAHRAGIVHRDLKPSNVMVSEQGHTKVLDFGIARVEGAAVDTRLTRTGRNPGSPGYMSPEQYEGRQVTGKSDLYALGCLLYEMLAGRPVFLQDDEFALRHMHTTVIPDALGGLREGLPGAVLDLVDRLLAKEPADRPASADEVNKILRVYLPANGDDPPDDYVFPDPTRPFRLPFAPEDVPLTGPRVELPGIVSRTYRPRADAKDLHHEVRRLLGTEPAKAVNLLRERLPDLAEQYGLRAHEVLDLRFDLADSLLVQSDREAARDIYTAIRQDTVGVDGLEMYVTRAEEGIVRCG; this comes from the coding sequence ATGTTTGAGATTCGGCAGGGTCACGTCCTGAGCTCCCGTTACCGGCTCGACGGGCCCCTGCGCGCCGGTGGCATGGGGATGGTCTGGCGGGCGTACGACGTGAGGCTCAGTCGCGTGGTCGCGGTGAAGTTCGCGAACCCCGCCGCCGCCCTGACCTTCCAGGACCGGGACGAGATGCTGAAGCGCTTCCAGCAGGAGGCCGGGGTGGCGGCACGGTTCACGAACACCGGGGTGGCGTCGGTCTACGACGTCGGAGAGGAACTCCCACACTCCTACCTCGTCATGGAACTTGTCCAAGGCTCGACCCTGGACGAACTGATGGAGGAGTGCGGGCCGCTCGAACTCTCCGTGGCAGCCAGCATCATCGTGCCCATCTGCGCCGTCCTCGCGGCGGCCCATCGCGCGGGCATCGTGCACCGCGACCTGAAGCCCTCCAACGTGATGGTCTCCGAACAGGGCCACACCAAGGTCTTGGACTTCGGCATCGCCCGAGTGGAAGGCGCCGCTGTCGACACCAGACTCACCAGGACAGGAAGGAATCCGGGAAGTCCTGGATACATGTCGCCCGAGCAGTACGAGGGAAGACAAGTCACCGGAAAGTCCGATCTCTACGCCTTGGGCTGCCTGCTGTACGAGATGCTCGCGGGCCGCCCGGTTTTTCTTCAGGACGACGAGTTCGCGCTCCGCCACATGCACACCACCGTCATCCCTGACGCGCTGGGCGGGCTGCGCGAGGGGCTGCCCGGGGCGGTACTGGACCTCGTCGACCGGCTGCTCGCCAAGGAGCCGGCGGACCGCCCCGCCAGCGCGGACGAGGTCAACAAGATCCTCCGTGTCTACCTGCCCGCCAACGGTGACGACCCGCCGGACGACTACGTCTTCCCGGACCCCACCCGTCCCTTCCGCCTGCCGTTCGCACCCGAGGACGTACCGCTGACCGGCCCTCGGGTGGAGCTGCCCGGCATCGTTTCCCGCACGTACCGGCCGAGGGCCGACGCCAAGGACCTCCACCACGAGGTGCGACGCCTGCTCGGGACGGAGCCGGCGAAGGCGGTCAACCTGCTCAGGGAGCGCCTGCCGGACTTGGCGGAGCAGTACGGCCTGCGCGCCCACGAAGTGCTGGACCTCCGCTTCGATCTGGCGGATTCCCTGCTCGTCCAGTCCGATCGCGAGGCGGCCCGGGACATCTACACGGCGATCCGGCAGGACACCGTCGGTGTGGACGGACTGGAGATGTACGTCACCCGGGCGGAGGAGGGAATCGTCCGATGCGGCTGA